Part of the Hyalangium minutum genome is shown below.
GGCCCAGGCACAGGGCCAGCAGGTTCTTCACCACGAACGTGGCCACCTGCCCGGACTGGTACACGAGCGTCAGATCCTTCGGATCCGCGTGGACCAGTTCCAACCGGCGCCGGAAGGACATGAGGGACGAGCGCACCTGCTCGAAGCGCTCGGGCTGCTCGGAGCGGAAGAGCTGCAGGCCCCGAGCCCAGTGTTTCAGGCGCTCGCGGTCGGTCTTCTCGCCTTGGCGGAACGCATAGAGCTGCTCGGCGGTCTGGATGAGCGGCAGGTCCTCCCAGTGCGACATGTTGAGGGTGACGGCCTTGAGGCCCTCGGCGATGCGCTCCGTGAGCTGCCGGGCCGCTTCCTTCTCCGCTCCATCTCCGGCGTCGGGGCGCGGCAGGAACGGCAGCACCTCGATGGCGGACCCCACCTCGATGAGGACCTCGCTGCGGAAGAGGTTCTTCTCTCCGTAGGTGAAACCGACGGGGATGATGCGAACCGGAGCTCCCTCGCGCGCGGCTCCGAGGGCAATGCGGGCCGCGCCCGTCTTCAGCTCCGCGAGCATGGGCTCCGAGTGGCTCCTGCCCTCGGGGAAGATGGTGATGGCGCGGCCCTGCACGAGGGCGGCGCGGGCGGCGTCGAGGGTGCCCTCGTTCTTGACCGTCTGCCCGGGGTTGTCCTGCTTGCGGTAGACGGGCAGCGCGTGGAGCCCCTTGAGGATCCACCCGATGACGGGCATCCGGAACAGCGGCTCCTTGGCCAGGAAGGTAACCTGGCGGTGGGTGATGACGAAGACGAGCGCCGGATCGATGAGGGCGTTGGGGTGGTTACCCACGAAGATGATGGGGCCCTCGGGCTTGGCAGCCGGGGCATTCACCTTCAGCCGGTAGAAGAGCCGCAGCGCCAGGGACACCAGACCACGGATGAACGCGTAGAACACGGCGGAACTCTACACCGAGCCTGGGACGCGGGGGCGGCTGGGAGAGCACTCACCGCTTGGTGCGAGACTTGGGGGACTTCGTGCTGCGGCCCTGCTTGCTGGCTTTACGGCCGGCGGGCTTGGGCGCAGGCCCGGGAGTGAAAAGCTCCTGGACGGAGTCCACGGTGACCGCCTTGCGGAGCCAGAGCTTGAGCTGAGACAGGTCCGTGCAGGCCCTCAGACGCTCCCGGGTTGAGTCATCCACCTCAAGTCCCCGGGCATCGAGCACCTCGAACAGGGCGGTGAGCTCCCCATCGTGGAGCCCCTGCTGCAGCCCCTGCTGCAAGCCCTCCTGCAAGCCCTCCTGCAACCCCTCCTGCAGCCCCTCCTGCCTCCCCTTGGCGATCCATTGGCCAACGAACTCAGTCTGATACTCGTAGCTGCCACTCTTCATCAGCGCCTCCAAGGCTCTGCGGGCGGCCTCGCTGAGCGAGGACACAGCCAGGTCAACGTAGAAGCTGGAACGATCCGCATCAAGGCCCCGAGACGCCCCAATAACAGCCTGAGCAATGGCAGCCCCCACCTCCTCCCGCTGTCCATGTGCCATCGCCGACAGAACCGCCAACTCAGGATCTTGCTCGGCTGCCTGCTTGTCCACGACTACGGGGATGGAATCCGGCCCAGCCACCAGCGGCTGGAGTGTGAAACCGGGATGTCCCAGCTCGATGGGCTGAGCACACCACTTGGCAATGGCTGCATCCGGAGCAACCACCAGCAGTGCGGTCGGACACCCCACCCGAGAGCGCAAGCTCGTGAGGTACAGCGGCCAGCTCTTGCGCTTGTCCTCATCCCTCGACAGCTGAACCTCCACCACAATGGCGAAGATGGGCTGACCGTTCGACAGCAGGATCACCAGATCCGCCCGGTACTCGGTGGGCACGACCTGAGTGAACTCCGCGGACTCCACTCGAGCCTCGGACCAGACCGGCAACGTCAATCCCAGCGCATCCTGCAAAAGCTCGGGCGCCAGCCTGGGGCGATTGCGGAACAGGACCAGGAGGCCCTCATGAAGCATCGAAGCCATGGCGCGACACCCTAGGAGGTGGGTCTGACGCGTCCCAACCTCCCAGGTTCACCGCCCGCTTCACTCGCACCCATCCCCCAGGCCCGCGTCAGGGGAACGCGTCCACCACTTGGATGATGCCCTTCGAGTCCTGGACCACCGCCGTCCCTCGCTCCGGGCCCGGGTAGGCGATGATCCCCTCCCCGTCCTTGTCCCACCGGGGATCCACGAGCACCCCGCAGAAGGGGACCTCGTAGAAGTCTCGCAGCTTGCCGCCCTCGTAGTAGCGCACGTATGCCCGGTCGTACCGGCCGAACACCCGGTGGTTCGCCACGTACAGGTACCCGGCGATGCTCATGTCCTTCAGCTCGCCCTCCTCCACCTTGGGCAGCGACATCACGAACCGGCTCTTGTAGTGCGCCGAGCCCGGCCGGTTCTGCGTCTCGTCCACCACCACTGGGATGCGGTCGCCGACCTTCAGCCCCATGCGCTGCATCTGATCGACGGCGTCCGGCGGACACACCATCACCGGAGGCATCCACTTCGGGCGCTTGGACGTCACCACGGGCGCCGGAGCGCTCACACACCCGGCCCCCAGGCCCACCGCGAGCCCAGCGGCCAACACTCCCCGGAGGCTCTGAGC
Proteins encoded:
- a CDS encoding lysophospholipid acyltransferase family protein — translated: MFYAFIRGLVSLALRLFYRLKVNAPAAKPEGPIIFVGNHPNALIDPALVFVITHRQVTFLAKEPLFRMPVIGWILKGLHALPVYRKQDNPGQTVKNEGTLDAARAALVQGRAITIFPEGRSHSEPMLAELKTGAARIALGAAREGAPVRIIPVGFTYGEKNLFRSEVLIEVGSAIEVLPFLPRPDAGDGAEKEAARQLTERIAEGLKAVTLNMSHWEDLPLIQTAEQLYAFRQGEKTDRERLKHWARGLQLFRSEQPERFEQVRSSLMSFRRRLELVHADPKDLTLVYQSGQVATFVVKNLLALCLGLPLFILGVVLFGLPYQVPRLASRNSELDTQATVKFLGALLMSLLWWPGLTVAAWLWGGWGWGVVALVGVPPLALFTLYFLERWAGIWRDISVFFTLGSRARLKALLLQDGERLAAEVDTLAGEYRPRVEQAVPAESRS